The Chryseobacterium aureum genome contains a region encoding:
- a CDS encoding DUF2911 domain-containing protein, whose protein sequence is MKTMIKSATVLFAAMTISVNAFAQEAKKPASPPATATGKIKDATITIAYSSPSVKGRTIWGGLEAYNKVWRAGANEATTFETDKDITVQGKKLAAGKYSFFLIPKESGTWTAIFNKEPKQWGAYKYEESKDALRVDVKTKALPATQETLVYKINNNGFTMDWDKISVPVEIK, encoded by the coding sequence ATCTGCTACCGTACTTTTTGCTGCAATGACAATCTCAGTAAATGCCTTTGCACAGGAGGCTAAAAAGCCTGCCAGCCCTCCGGCCACAGCTACGGGAAAAATTAAAGATGCAACCATCACCATAGCTTACAGCAGTCCTTCTGTTAAAGGGCGTACCATCTGGGGTGGTTTGGAAGCTTATAATAAAGTGTGGCGTGCGGGAGCCAATGAAGCCACTACTTTTGAGACGGATAAGGACATTACCGTTCAGGGTAAAAAACTGGCTGCAGGTAAATACAGCTTTTTCCTAATCCCTAAAGAAAGCGGAACGTGGACTGCCATTTTTAACAAGGAGCCCAAGCAATGGGGTGCTTATAAATACGAAGAATCCAAAGATGCATTACGTGTGGATGTAAAAACAAAAGCTTTACCGGCAACACAGGAAACTTTAGTGTATAAAATAAACAATAACGGATTCACAATGGATTGGGATAAAATCTCGGTTCCTGTAGAGATCAAATAA